DNA from Agarilytica rhodophyticola:
TTAAACAACCGATAAATTTACCTAGCACAAAATGCCATAAAGGTATGGGCTGCGTCAGCACATATTCCAGTGTTCCGGTGCGACGTTCTTCGCTCCATAAACGCATGGTGAGAGTGCTTGCTAGGAAGATGAGTAACAACGGCATCCATTCAAAAAGTGGCCTAACGTCAGCAATATTACGCGCAAAAAAAGCCTCGCCCCAAAAAAACACAAACAATGTAATAGCGGCAAATACAGCGAGAAATAAATACGCCGTAGGTGAAGCAAAAAATAAGGTAATTTCTTTTTTAGCAATGCGTCCTATTTGTAATTGTGATGATGAAGATGATTCGCTTGCATGAGAAAGATTAGGCTGCATGATCCACCTCCATATCTTTTATATTCTGGTTGGAACCACGATTGATATCCTTAAATAGACTCTCCAGATCGCGTTTGTCATTGTTAAGCTGATAGAGCTTACCGCCTTTTTCAACAATAGCCCTGGCAATATCGGCACAGAATATATCAGCGGCAATATTGTCCGGTAGAAGTATTTTGTAGGCATAAGTATCAGCTTTGGTGGCAATATTTTGTGTTGTGACATAATCTGCCTTAAAACCTGCAATATCTTTGATAGCGTTGTTAAAGGCTGCAAGTTGAAAAGAGCAATGTACAGAAATACCTTCGCTCTGGCGCAATTGCGCCAGTTTCTCATCGACTACCAATTCACCACGATTAAGAATTAACACGCGATCACAAATGGCTTCTACTTCTTGCATGATATGGGTAGATAAAATAACGGTAGCGTCCTTGGCAATATCGCGAATCAAAGTACGCATATGCTCTGTTTGTGTTGGGTCCAAACCATTGGTAGGCTCATCGAGAATTAGTAATTTGGGTTGGCCTAAAATCGCCTGGGCCACCCCCACACGTTGTTTATACCCGCGCGAGAGTGTGTAAATGGGATCGAGGAGTTTTGCGGCAATGTCCGTTGCTTGTATCGCACGCTTTATCTCTGGTATTTTTTTGTCATGGGTTAATCCTTTCAGCATCGCGGCGTAATCGAGATAATCCGCCACCGACATTTCTGGATATATCGGTAAATTTTCTGGCAGGTAACCGAGTTTTCTCTGGGCAGCTTTTGGCGCTGCAGCTAAATCTATATCATCGATTACAACTGTGCCATTATCTGGCTCAAGATAACCGCTTAACATTTTCATTACCGTAGTCTTACCAGCGCCATTGTGACCAAGCAGGCCGACAATTTCCCCTT
Protein-coding regions in this window:
- a CDS encoding ABC transporter ATP-binding protein, whose product is MLHVSNLTRRYDNFVAVNNASFAIKKGEIVGLLGHNGAGKTTVMKMLSGYLEPDNGTVVIDDIDLAAAPKAAQRKLGYLPENLPIYPEMSVADYLDYAAMLKGLTHDKKIPEIKRAIQATDIAAKLLDPIYTLSRGYKQRVGVAQAILGQPKLLILDEPTNGLDPTQTEHMRTLIRDIAKDATVILSTHIMQEVEAICDRVLILNRGELVVDEKLAQLRQSEGISVHCSFQLAAFNNAIKDIAGFKADYVTTQNIATKADTYAYKILLPDNIAADIFCADIARAIVEKGGKLYQLNNDKRDLESLFKDINRGSNQNIKDMEVDHAA